A window from Shewanella livingstonensis encodes these proteins:
- a CDS encoding DUF3413 domain-containing protein — translation MIERKKQQMTRDKVSRLVNWGHWFAFFNGILAMLIGARYIGSVGYPETVIGWAYLAISTIGHFTFLAFIGYLIFIFPITLLLPYSKILRGFAAFIASLGLYALLYDTIIYDDYGIHLSPFAFDLAWQDLNALLHSTSYIVTPIVIVIVELTAANFLWKRIDKIQKKQWGNKVVLFVGICFVSSHLFHIWADATNMTEVTRFDDAYPVSYPATARSFMENHGIDSSMQSTESRNTKSRKLSYPINPMQCTADSQPNIMVISIDSLRADMVDNVTMPFLSQYRIQNQRFTNHYSGGTDFETSMFTLMYGLQGNYSDRKEFDSTSPILTNTLSQQGYQLAMFAPENDQYTANSAMFNGINIHISEGDNGSADADINTINAVNAWQPKQTQPWFALVNLTAPKDYDTPVGFLGVQTIKPHMALKPAQKVLFNQYRQSLNFIDQQLASLLNNVSEDTVVLITGTYGQVFTSNASDARSDLSPGNVNVPLIIHWPGSHGNKVNYRTSHYGIAPTLLSHVLGCTNPSTDYSSGRSLLEPNNETWVYIGDSRRFAIYQKAEITVLDRFGKYRIYDVDYKKRLDKKMSAPELIQVMREGRRLYNQ, via the coding sequence ATGATCGAGCGCAAAAAGCAGCAAATGACACGTGATAAAGTGTCACGCTTAGTTAATTGGGGTCACTGGTTTGCCTTCTTTAATGGCATATTAGCGATGTTGATTGGCGCTCGATATATTGGCAGTGTCGGCTACCCCGAAACCGTTATCGGTTGGGCATATCTTGCTATTAGTACCATTGGCCATTTTACCTTTTTGGCCTTTATTGGTTACTTAATTTTTATCTTCCCGATCACGTTATTACTACCCTACTCTAAGATTTTACGCGGTTTTGCTGCATTTATCGCCTCACTTGGATTATATGCCCTGCTGTATGACACCATTATTTATGACGACTATGGTATTCATTTAAGTCCATTTGCATTCGATTTAGCCTGGCAAGACCTTAACGCGCTATTACACAGCACCTCATACATAGTCACGCCTATCGTTATTGTAATTGTTGAGCTAACAGCGGCTAACTTTTTATGGAAACGAATCGACAAGATCCAGAAAAAACAATGGGGTAACAAAGTTGTATTGTTTGTTGGTATCTGCTTTGTCAGCAGCCACTTATTTCATATTTGGGCCGACGCCACTAACATGACCGAAGTGACCCGTTTTGACGATGCTTATCCAGTTTCATACCCTGCGACAGCGCGATCGTTTATGGAAAATCACGGCATTGACAGCAGCATGCAATCAACAGAATCACGTAACACTAAATCGCGTAAGCTAAGCTATCCCATCAACCCGATGCAGTGTACTGCTGACAGCCAACCCAATATTATGGTGATTAGCATCGACAGCCTACGTGCCGACATGGTCGATAACGTCACCATGCCGTTTTTAAGCCAATATAGAATCCAAAATCAGCGCTTTACCAACCACTATAGTGGTGGCACAGACTTTGAAACCAGCATGTTTACCCTCATGTATGGCTTACAAGGTAATTATAGCGATCGCAAAGAGTTTGATAGCACCAGCCCAATATTAACCAACACGTTGTCACAGCAAGGCTATCAATTAGCCATGTTTGCGCCTGAAAATGATCAATATACCGCTAATAGCGCAATGTTCAACGGTATAAACATTCATATCAGCGAAGGCGATAATGGCAGTGCAGATGCCGATATCAACACCATTAATGCGGTGAATGCTTGGCAGCCAAAACAAACACAACCGTGGTTTGCCCTAGTTAATCTTACCGCGCCAAAAGATTACGACACCCCAGTCGGATTTTTAGGCGTACAAACCATCAAACCGCATATGGCATTAAAGCCTGCGCAAAAGGTGCTGTTTAATCAATATCGCCAGTCACTTAACTTTATCGACCAACAACTGGCAAGCCTACTCAATAACGTTAGTGAAGATACCGTGGTACTCATTACCGGCACATACGGTCAAGTCTTTACCAGTAATGCTAGTGATGCTCGCAGCGACTTATCACCTGGTAACGTTAATGTGCCGCTGATCATTCATTGGCCTGGCAGCCACGGCAATAAAGTGAATTACCGCACTAGTCATTATGGCATTGCGCCAACCTTGCTAAGCCATGTATTGGGCTGCACTAATCCAAGTACAGATTACAGTTCTGGCCGCAGCTTGTTAGAACCTAATAATGAAACCTGGGTCTACATAGGCGACAGCCGCCGCTTTGCCATTTATCAAAAAGCAGAAATAACAGTATTGGATCGTTTCGGTAAATACCGCATTTACGATGTAGACTATAAAAAACGTTTAGATAAAAAGATGAGTGCACCAGAATTGATCCAAGTCATGCGTGAAGGTCGTCGACTCTATAATCAATAA
- a CDS encoding YejL family protein, whose translation MAIQSKYTNTQVEALISELLAVLSKHQAPTDLSLMALGNCVTHLLDKKVPNESRQKVAEQFAKALTQSIK comes from the coding sequence ATGGCTATTCAATCTAAATACACAAACACTCAAGTTGAAGCACTTATCAGCGAGCTGCTTGCTGTACTCTCTAAGCATCAAGCACCTACCGATTTAAGCCTAATGGCACTAGGTAACTGCGTGACCCATTTGCTCGACAAAAAAGTCCCAAATGAATCTCGTCAAAAAGTCGCAGAGCAATTTGCAAAAGCGTTAACGCAGTCGATTAAGTAA
- a CDS encoding DMT family transporter, producing the protein MNNTKGSLFMVAAMAAFSIEDMLIKSAAETTSIGLILALFGLGGMLIFMLLTWRKGQTILHPALMSKPILIRAVCEVVGRFCFALAITLTPLSSASAILQATPLIAMIGAALLFGEQVGFKRWIAVLVGFCGVLMIIRPGLDGFEATSLFAVVATLGFAGRDLATRAASPVLSNMQLGVYGFFVLIPAGIAIQLYQHEPLQLSSTAAVQIIGAIVFGVMAYNALTIAMRAGDVSVISPFRYTRLLFALGLGIFIFGESPDLATLLGSLLVVLSGGYTLFKRVKQSQQV; encoded by the coding sequence TTGAATAATACTAAAGGTAGTCTTTTTATGGTTGCTGCTATGGCGGCATTTTCTATTGAAGACATGTTGATTAAATCGGCTGCCGAAACCACTTCTATTGGTCTGATTTTAGCGTTATTTGGATTGGGCGGAATGTTGATTTTTATGCTGCTGACTTGGCGTAAAGGCCAAACAATTTTACACCCAGCACTGATGTCCAAGCCAATACTCATACGTGCAGTTTGCGAAGTCGTGGGTCGATTCTGTTTTGCATTGGCTATTACGCTAACGCCTTTATCGAGTGCATCGGCCATTTTGCAAGCCACGCCATTAATCGCAATGATAGGAGCAGCATTATTGTTTGGTGAACAAGTGGGTTTTAAACGCTGGATTGCTGTATTAGTTGGTTTTTGTGGTGTGCTGATGATCATTCGCCCCGGCCTTGATGGCTTTGAAGCAACCTCTTTATTTGCAGTAGTGGCGACCTTAGGTTTTGCTGGCCGCGATTTAGCCACTCGTGCAGCTTCACCGGTGTTATCTAATATGCAACTTGGAGTATATGGATTTTTTGTGTTAATTCCGGCAGGCATTGCCATACAGTTATACCAACACGAGCCATTACAACTTAGTTCTACCGCCGCAGTGCAAATTATCGGTGCAATTGTGTTTGGGGTGATGGCGTATAATGCCCTTACCATCGCTATGCGTGCTGGCGATGTATCGGTTATTTCTCCTTTTCGTTATACGCGTTTATTATTTGCCTTAGGTTTGGGGATATTTATATTTGGAGAGTCACCAGATTTAGCGACTCTACTAGGAAGCCTGCTGGTAGTATTAAGTGGCGGATATACCTTATTCAAACGCGTAAAACAGTCTCAGCAAGTTTGA
- a CDS encoding spermidine synthase: MDIKGTCISSTADEHGPIYVYQTRNSRILSFDGKIYQSCMKINNINGLHLGYTQAMMTGLLFIPAVTTATIMGLGAGSMAKILLSSFADLKVHAVEYREAVAKAAKEYFYLPETDRLTIHIDDAVNYIKNTNIKSDVIFSDLYNSQGMEPKQVQASYLQDCKNALNQQGVLVLNIWHTSAELRQELDELLALEFENRLLSFDVNSGNTIVLAFKNDIPAIKRHDLLAKGQALQEQMSIPMERYANLLCDVQG, translated from the coding sequence ATGGATATTAAAGGAACTTGTATTTCATCTACCGCAGATGAGCACGGCCCCATTTATGTTTATCAAACAAGAAACAGCCGCATTCTCAGCTTTGATGGAAAAATCTATCAAAGCTGCATGAAAATCAATAACATTAATGGATTACATCTAGGCTATACCCAAGCCATGATGACAGGTTTACTTTTTATTCCCGCAGTAACAACAGCCACAATCATGGGGCTGGGTGCAGGTTCAATGGCTAAAATATTGCTCAGTAGTTTCGCCGATTTGAAGGTACACGCGGTTGAATACCGTGAGGCAGTAGCAAAGGCTGCAAAAGAGTATTTTTACTTACCAGAAACTGATCGTCTTACTATTCATATAGACGATGCGGTGAATTACATTAAAAATACCAACATTAAAAGCGATGTTATCTTTTCAGATCTATACAACTCACAAGGTATGGAGCCGAAACAAGTACAAGCATCCTATTTACAAGATTGTAAAAATGCACTCAATCAACAAGGGGTTTTGGTGCTCAATATCTGGCATACGTCAGCTGAATTACGCCAAGAATTAGATGAATTGCTCGCGCTCGAATTTGAAAATCGATTACTCAGTTTTGACGTTAATAGTGGCAATACCATCGTGCTTGCATTCAAAAACGATATTCCTGCGATAAAAAGACACGATCTATTGGCGAAAGGCCAAGCGTTACAAGAGCAAATGAGTATTCCAATGGAACGTTACGCTAACTTACTCTGCGATGTACAAGGTTGA
- a CDS encoding methyl-accepting chemotaxis protein gives MKNVGFKQTITFAIILLVTCCLLVASWISYRALKQDTIHFVNLSSQSITHYEAGAISNWFNQKATAVSAIATLYRQGKLDKQFVNIARLGKQANELYSVFWGFEDGTSYASVADDDIWHDGVADPSLYDPRPRGWYQLAKNHARAQLTDIYTDMVTNQPVISIVTNIEDGVLSGDIGLEILSKTVKQIDFPGAAASIIDPKGKVLATSDPRFEVGKTLADSGLNQLQRNIVSNDSFSGAYQTSDTKQLVFSEAIPLIGHQKWYLFISVDEQIAYAGLNEALQHSIWTSVIMLLVSIGLVLAILNWLYRPILHLKQIVIALSQGQADLTRRLPVTTHDDLGDIAGGINQFVANLQSLLKEVSFGTQEISGSIGKLYQQTNANIGVLQQHVMETELVVTAVEELSATALEVVKNTSQASNASLLASQQVNDTNNIVSSTKKTVVRLIQDVEETEVNISNVALDAISITKVLDVIGAIADQTNLLALNAAIEAARAGEQGRGFAVVADEVRALAARTQISTTEIEQTLSKLQQGIKRAVDAMQQTKKTCEQASEATMDVSENLEKVVISITQVNDLNTQIATAAEEQNAVSEDVSRNMSTIRDMVVVLDENGKSTELEANKLTAANDKLIAVVNKFTIE, from the coding sequence ATGAAAAATGTCGGGTTCAAACAAACAATTACATTCGCCATCATTTTATTGGTTACTTGTTGTTTATTAGTAGCAAGTTGGATTTCCTACAGAGCACTTAAGCAAGATACGATTCACTTTGTAAACTTGAGTTCACAGTCAATAACACATTATGAAGCCGGAGCCATTTCGAATTGGTTTAATCAAAAAGCAACCGCCGTTTCAGCTATAGCCACTCTATACCGGCAAGGAAAATTAGATAAGCAATTTGTTAATATTGCCCGTTTAGGTAAGCAAGCCAATGAGCTATATTCCGTTTTTTGGGGGTTTGAGGATGGCACTTCATATGCCAGCGTTGCTGATGATGACATATGGCATGACGGCGTAGCCGATCCCAGCCTCTATGACCCGCGTCCTCGTGGATGGTATCAACTCGCAAAAAATCATGCCAGAGCCCAACTTACAGATATTTATACCGATATGGTCACCAACCAACCGGTCATCTCCATTGTGACCAATATTGAAGATGGTGTACTTTCAGGCGATATTGGTCTGGAAATCTTAAGCAAAACGGTTAAGCAAATAGACTTTCCGGGCGCAGCGGCATCAATCATTGACCCCAAAGGCAAAGTATTAGCGACTTCGGACCCAAGGTTTGAAGTCGGCAAGACCCTAGCAGACTCAGGTCTTAATCAATTACAGCGCAATATTGTGTCTAATGACTCTTTTAGTGGCGCTTACCAAACTAGTGATACTAAACAGCTCGTATTCAGCGAAGCGATTCCATTAATTGGTCATCAAAAGTGGTATCTATTTATCAGTGTTGATGAACAGATTGCCTATGCAGGGTTAAATGAGGCATTACAACATTCAATATGGACATCGGTCATCATGCTTTTAGTGAGTATAGGCTTAGTGTTAGCGATACTAAATTGGCTTTACCGTCCAATTTTGCACCTTAAACAGATAGTTATTGCATTGTCTCAGGGTCAGGCAGATTTAACTCGTCGCTTACCTGTCACTACTCATGATGATTTGGGCGATATTGCCGGCGGTATTAACCAATTTGTCGCTAATTTACAAAGTTTACTCAAAGAAGTGTCTTTCGGAACACAAGAAATTAGTGGCAGTATTGGTAAATTATATCAACAAACTAATGCCAATATTGGTGTGTTACAGCAACATGTAATGGAAACTGAGTTAGTTGTCACCGCGGTTGAAGAATTAAGCGCCACAGCACTCGAAGTGGTAAAGAATACATCACAAGCATCAAATGCTTCATTACTTGCCAGTCAGCAAGTAAATGATACTAATAATATTGTATCGAGCACTAAAAAAACAGTAGTGCGATTGATTCAAGATGTTGAAGAAACTGAAGTAAACATCAGTAATGTTGCGCTAGACGCGATTAGTATTACTAAAGTGTTAGATGTTATTGGCGCGATTGCTGATCAAACTAATTTGCTTGCCCTTAACGCTGCCATTGAAGCAGCAAGAGCGGGTGAGCAAGGAAGAGGTTTTGCGGTAGTCGCCGATGAAGTAAGAGCTTTAGCAGCGCGCACCCAAATCAGCACAACTGAGATAGAACAAACGCTAAGTAAGTTACAGCAAGGAATTAAGCGTGCGGTTGACGCGATGCAACAAACGAAAAAAACCTGTGAACAAGCAAGCGAAGCAACTATGGATGTGAGTGAAAATCTTGAAAAGGTTGTTATTTCCATTACTCAGGTCAATGATTTAAATACTCAAATTGCTACAGCTGCCGAAGAACAAAATGCAGTTTCTGAAGATGTTAGTCGTAACATGAGTACTATACGGGATATGGTTGTGGTACTTGATGAAAATGGTAAGTCAACTGAGCTAGAAGCGAATAAGCTTACAGCTGCAAATGATAAACTCATTGCGGTGGTTAATAAATTTACAATTGAATAG
- a CDS encoding glutathione S-transferase translates to MNQNMVLPVLYSLRNCPYAMRARLAIYASNQQVKLRDLVLSNKPAEMLMVSPKGTVPVLVTADNEIIDESLSIMLWAFSQTDPDDYVNKATPNALTEMLAVIAIFDNEFKGHLEKYRCSKRYHEPSLIADRQQCERYLADLESRLCQHSYLMSDQPSLTDLALMPFIRQFARVERQWYLQSPYPKLRHWLNHYLQSRMFSKVMTQYPMWLDSKQEVVFGANV, encoded by the coding sequence ATGAATCAAAACATGGTATTACCTGTACTCTATTCGTTGAGAAATTGTCCTTACGCAATGCGCGCTAGACTGGCCATTTATGCATCTAATCAGCAAGTAAAACTGCGCGACTTAGTGCTAAGTAACAAGCCTGCCGAAATGCTTATGGTGTCGCCCAAAGGTACAGTGCCAGTTTTAGTCACCGCAGATAATGAGATCATCGATGAAAGTTTATCCATCATGCTATGGGCTTTTTCACAAACAGACCCTGACGATTATGTTAATAAAGCAACGCCAAACGCGTTAACTGAAATGTTGGCGGTTATTGCGATATTTGATAATGAATTCAAAGGACATTTAGAGAAATATCGCTGCTCTAAACGCTACCATGAACCGTCGCTTATAGCAGATAGACAACAATGTGAGCGTTATCTTGCGGATCTCGAATCAAGGCTTTGCCAGCACTCATATTTAATGTCTGACCAACCAAGTTTGACAGATTTAGCATTAATGCCGTTTATTCGTCAGTTTGCCAGAGTTGAGCGACAATGGTATTTACAATCTCCCTACCCTAAATTGCGACACTGGCTTAATCATTATTTACAGAGCCGAATGTTCAGCAAGGTGATGACACAATACCCTATGTGGTTAGACTCAAAACAAGAAGTTGTTTTTGGAGCTAATGTATAA
- the yejK gene encoding nucleoid-associated protein YejK, whose protein sequence is MGISIEQAIIHEISQDSQGQMRCRLRPQPLLNTHAVETMLEELHQTYSGKAGKGFGFFGTHGDDGEANSAFSDALTGYRKGDLGFVEFSGKASQLLQQELAKYDFSQGGFLLMSCYTSMTSDYLFVALLSAKSSMTVLDDMELSQNNHLDLNNIQLAARIDLTEWQADKSSRKYISFIRGRAGRKVADFFLDFMGCVEGVNIKAQNKTLIHAVEDFVAGSELTKDERQECRNKVFEYCSERAGSGDVIEVKDLADELADSGMDSFYDFACGGSYELDDEFPADKASLRSLKKFSGTGGGVTLSFDGGHLGERVIYDPISDTILIKGVPANLKDQLDRRLKGE, encoded by the coding sequence ATGGGCATTAGTATTGAGCAAGCAATTATTCACGAAATTTCTCAAGACAGTCAGGGGCAAATGCGTTGTCGTTTACGCCCGCAACCGTTGTTGAATACTCACGCCGTTGAAACCATGTTAGAAGAATTACATCAGACTTATTCGGGTAAAGCGGGTAAGGGGTTTGGCTTTTTTGGAACCCATGGCGATGATGGCGAAGCCAATAGTGCATTTTCTGATGCTCTGACCGGTTATCGTAAAGGCGATTTAGGTTTTGTTGAATTTAGCGGCAAAGCTAGCCAACTATTGCAACAAGAACTGGCCAAGTACGATTTTAGCCAAGGCGGTTTCTTGTTAATGTCTTGTTACACCAGTATGACTAGCGACTATTTATTTGTAGCTTTATTAAGCGCTAAGTCGTCGATGACAGTATTAGATGATATGGAATTGTCGCAAAACAACCATTTAGATTTAAATAATATTCAATTAGCCGCGCGCATTGATTTAACGGAATGGCAGGCCGATAAAAGCTCGCGTAAGTATATTTCTTTTATTCGTGGCCGTGCGGGACGCAAAGTTGCCGACTTCTTTTTAGATTTTATGGGCTGTGTCGAAGGGGTTAACATCAAGGCGCAAAATAAAACCTTGATCCATGCGGTTGAAGATTTTGTTGCAGGTAGTGAGCTTACCAAAGATGAACGTCAAGAGTGTCGTAATAAGGTTTTTGAATATTGTTCAGAACGCGCTGGTTCTGGTGATGTGATTGAAGTTAAAGATTTAGCTGATGAGTTAGCCGATTCTGGTATGGATTCATTTTATGATTTTGCTTGCGGCGGCAGTTATGAGTTGGACGATGAGTTTCCGGCTGATAAAGCCAGTTTACGCAGCTTGAAGAAGTTTTCGGGTACCGGTGGCGGGGTAACGTTGAGCTTTGATGGCGGTCATTTAGGTGAGCGGGTTATTTATGATCCTATTTCTGACACTATTTTGATTAAAGGCGTGCCAGCTAATTTGAAAGACCAATTAGATCGTCGTTTAAAAGGCGAGTAA
- the corA gene encoding magnesium/cobalt transporter CorA: MITAYAYQNRELITTELNVGDKVPESTLWLDLLKPDDAERQWLRSFSAEEVPDEEDIKEIEASARFYQNQDGLHINSLFPQRVSSDVRAVNVSFNLRERFLLTMREEDVGLIRLLRNYLRLGRLDITTPQGLLLELFTLKVDYLSDLIEDIYSILENVGEQVFNDEELDGVFKLITLQEDSNGKIRLSLLDTQRSLRYMQRYYRDRLSDENLKDIREMLSDIESLMPHSQFIFDKLQFLLDAAMGFSGLQQNKIIKIFSVSAVVFLPPTLIASSYGMNFHIMPELDWRFGYPMAVALMLASAAGTYFFFKRKGWL, translated from the coding sequence ATGATCACTGCATACGCCTATCAAAATAGAGAATTAATTACCACCGAATTGAATGTGGGCGATAAAGTCCCTGAATCGACATTGTGGTTAGATTTATTAAAACCCGATGACGCAGAGCGTCAATGGTTGAGGTCGTTTTCTGCTGAAGAAGTGCCCGATGAAGAAGATATTAAAGAAATTGAGGCTTCAGCGCGTTTTTATCAAAACCAAGACGGTTTACACATTAACTCATTGTTTCCTCAGCGTGTGAGTTCCGATGTGCGAGCGGTGAACGTGTCGTTCAATTTACGTGAACGTTTTTTGCTAACTATGCGTGAAGAAGATGTTGGCCTTATTCGTTTACTGCGTAATTACCTACGTTTAGGTCGCCTGGATATTACCACTCCGCAAGGCTTGCTGTTAGAGCTGTTTACTTTGAAAGTTGATTATCTATCTGACTTGATTGAAGATATTTATAGTATTTTAGAGAATGTTGGCGAGCAAGTATTTAATGACGAAGAGCTTGATGGCGTTTTTAAACTGATTACCTTGCAAGAAGATTCGAACGGTAAAATTCGATTAAGTTTGTTGGATACTCAACGCTCATTACGTTATATGCAACGTTATTATCGTGACCGATTGTCGGATGAAAACTTGAAAGATATTCGTGAGATGTTATCGGATATCGAATCATTGATGCCACACAGCCAGTTTATTTTCGATAAGTTACAATTTTTACTTGATGCGGCGATGGGCTTTAGTGGCTTACAACAAAACAAAATCATTAAAATATTTTCGGTATCGGCGGTGGTGTTTTTACCTCCGACGCTCATTGCCAGCAGTTATGGGATGAACTTTCATATTATGCCAGAACTCGATTGGCGGTTTGGCTACCCAATGGCAGTGGCATTAATGCTAGCCAGTGCGGCAGGAACCTACTTTTTCTTTAAACGGAAAGGTTGGTTATAG
- a CDS encoding AMP-binding protein: MVKQHQAQLPLAMSEYHGATSTILTDKTIGQYFDDIANTYPDNLAVIVHHQQIRWNYRQYQAKIDALALGLLKLGIQPGDRVGIWSPNNIEWCLTQFATAKIGAIMVCINPAYRPEELQYSLSNVGCRAVICADKFKSSDYLQMLNELLPELSRGNKTHLSARALPDLEFVIRMGTDKTPGMLNFNDLLVDVSADDQLTLATIADTLNTHDAINIQFTSGTTGSPKGATLSHHNILNNAYLVAEAMKLTPADKLCIPVPLYHCFGMVLGSLSAIVYASAAVYPSESFDPLTTLQVAAQEHCTALHGVPTMFIALLEHPQFSEFDLSSLRTGIMAGATCPEEVMRRVQNLMYMKEVLIGYGQTECSPLNHITEIDSPIEKQVLTVGRALPHTEVKIINEFGDVVAIGQPGEVCSRGYCIMQGYWNDPVKTAATIDSSGWLHSGDIGQMDELGYVQIVGRIKDMIIRGGENIYPREIEEKLYSHKDVQDAAVFGVQSDKYGEEVCAWIKVRANADITEDDIRHFLTEKFAYFKVPRYIKFVDQYPMTVTGKIQKFKMRELMYQELHEAIN, encoded by the coding sequence ATGGTCAAACAACATCAAGCGCAACTTCCCCTAGCCATGAGTGAATACCATGGTGCCACTTCAACGATACTTACAGACAAAACTATTGGGCAGTATTTTGATGATATTGCTAACACTTATCCAGATAATCTTGCGGTAATTGTCCATCATCAACAGATCCGCTGGAACTACCGTCAATATCAAGCAAAAATTGATGCCCTTGCTTTGGGTTTATTAAAGCTAGGTATTCAACCCGGAGATAGAGTCGGGATCTGGTCACCCAATAATATTGAGTGGTGTTTAACCCAATTTGCTACCGCTAAAATTGGCGCCATTATGGTGTGTATTAATCCCGCTTATCGACCAGAAGAGCTGCAATACTCTCTGAGTAATGTTGGTTGCCGCGCGGTGATTTGTGCTGATAAGTTTAAGTCTAGTGATTACCTACAAATGTTAAATGAGCTACTCCCTGAGTTAAGTCGCGGCAATAAAACTCATTTATCTGCTCGCGCATTACCTGATCTTGAATTTGTTATCCGTATGGGGACTGATAAAACCCCTGGTATGCTTAACTTTAATGATTTGTTGGTGGATGTTAGTGCCGATGATCAGCTCACGTTAGCGACTATTGCTGATACGTTAAACACTCACGATGCGATTAATATTCAATTTACTTCGGGTACGACGGGTAGCCCAAAGGGCGCGACGTTATCGCATCATAATATTTTAAATAATGCCTATTTAGTGGCTGAAGCAATGAAGCTTACGCCTGCCGATAAATTGTGTATTCCCGTACCGCTATATCATTGTTTCGGTATGGTATTAGGCAGTTTATCTGCTATCGTTTATGCCTCCGCGGCGGTGTATCCTAGTGAATCTTTTGATCCATTAACAACCTTGCAAGTTGCAGCACAAGAGCATTGCACCGCACTGCATGGCGTGCCGACCATGTTTATTGCGTTATTAGAGCATCCTCAATTTAGTGAGTTTGACCTTAGTTCATTGCGCACAGGTATTATGGCAGGTGCCACTTGCCCTGAAGAAGTGATGCGTCGGGTGCAAAATCTGATGTACATGAAGGAAGTGTTGATTGGCTACGGGCAAACCGAGTGTAGTCCGTTAAATCATATTACCGAGATAGATTCTCCCATCGAAAAACAAGTGCTCACTGTTGGCCGTGCATTGCCGCATACTGAAGTGAAAATCATCAATGAGTTTGGCGATGTGGTTGCTATTGGTCAGCCCGGAGAAGTGTGCAGCCGAGGTTACTGCATTATGCAAGGTTATTGGAATGATCCGGTTAAAACTGCGGCAACGATTGATAGTTCAGGATGGTTGCATTCAGGTGATATTGGGCAAATGGACGAGTTAGGTTACGTGCAAATTGTTGGCCGCATTAAAGACATGATTATTCGCGGCGGCGAAAATATTTACCCACGCGAAATAGAAGAAAAGCTCTACAGTCATAAAGACGTGCAAGACGCCGCAGTATTTGGGGTACAAAGTGACAAATACGGTGAGGAAGTTTGCGCATGGATTAAAGTACGTGCGAATGCCGATATTACCGAAGACGATATTCGCCACTTTTTAACCGAAAAGTTTGCCTATTTTAAAGTGCCGCGTTATATCAAATTTGTCGACCAATACCCAATGACTGTGACGGGGAAAATTCAAAAATTCAAGATGCGCGAGTTGATGTATCAAGAGTTACATGAAGCCATAAACTGA